The Neochlamydia sp. S13 genome has a segment encoding these proteins:
- a CDS encoding TraR/DksA family transcriptional regulator, producing the protein MGLKKNEVAQFKKKLEEMRAQLTHILKGSTAEVKTPDEATGYSQHQADQGTDDFDRTISLEVTSREYHILRQIERALEKIDENTYGICDLTGEDIPLARLEAVPYATMTVKAQEQLEKGLL; encoded by the coding sequence ATGGGATTAAAGAAAAATGAGGTTGCCCAATTTAAAAAGAAGCTAGAAGAAATGCGCGCCCAGCTAACCCATATCTTAAAAGGTTCGACTGCTGAAGTTAAAACTCCTGATGAAGCTACAGGTTATTCTCAGCATCAAGCAGATCAAGGCACGGATGATTTTGATAGAACCATTAGCCTTGAAGTGACTAGCCGTGAATACCATATTCTTCGACAGATCGAAAGAGCATTGGAGAAAATTGATGAAAATACTTATGGAATTTGCGATCTTACCGGTGAAGATATCCCGCTAGCTCGCTTGGAAGCAGTTCCTTATGCTACTATGACTGTAAAAGCCCAGGAGCAGCTGGAAAAAGGTTTGCTTTGA
- a CDS encoding RluA family pseudouridine synthase, producing MDPQILYEDNHLFVVCKPAGILTQPSGTQQKNLEDICKAWLKKTYNKPGNIFLEAVHRLDKSVSGIVVFARTSKALSRLNAALRQQQFRKVYLAIVEGLPEKSVDTLEHYLLHDAYQSLVVSCNRPGAKLCRLHYQVLKHANQTSLVEVILETGRYHQIRAQLAAIGKPIVGDAKYGSQKPCFSPGIALHHSELMFPHPTLGKSITLHATLPEGMLKLL from the coding sequence ATGGACCCCCAAATTCTCTATGAAGATAATCATCTTTTTGTCGTTTGCAAGCCTGCAGGAATTTTAACGCAACCTAGTGGCACTCAGCAAAAAAATTTAGAAGATATTTGTAAAGCCTGGCTTAAAAAAACTTATAATAAGCCGGGCAATATATTTCTAGAAGCGGTTCATCGTTTAGATAAATCTGTAAGCGGCATTGTAGTTTTTGCACGCACGAGTAAAGCTCTTAGCCGATTAAATGCTGCGCTACGCCAGCAACAATTTCGTAAAGTATATTTGGCAATCGTCGAAGGTCTTCCTGAAAAGTCGGTAGATACTTTAGAGCATTATCTTTTGCATGATGCCTATCAAAGTCTAGTAGTTTCATGCAATAGACCTGGCGCAAAATTATGCCGCTTACATTATCAAGTTCTTAAGCATGCTAACCAGACTTCTTTAGTGGAGGTTATTTTGGAGACGGGCCGCTATCACCAGATTCGTGCTCAGCTAGCTGCCATTGGAAAACCTATTGTGGGGGATGCTAAGTATGGAAGTCAAAAACCTTGTTTTTCTCCAGGTATTGCTTTACATCATTCGGAGTTAATGTTTCCTCATCCTACTTTAGGAAAGTCTATTACCCTGCATGCTACCTTGCCCGAAGGGATGCTTAAGCTTTTATAA
- a CDS encoding RNA methyltransferase, whose protein sequence is MQGKVIALTSLQNSRVKQVIDLRERRVRDKSEQFIIEGYREILRAYEAGYKIDSLFYCLELFLGENEKPLIQSLSSKGAQLFLCRENIFRKMSYRDRPDGLIAIAAQQRRGLDQLPSLIKKNTHSPLLVVAEAIEKPGNLGTILRSSDAVHLDALIVCDKCTDIYNPNVVRASVGTLFTVPVIESKGHETIHWLKKHNISIVAATPSAKLEYTQADLKQPVAIAVGTEQLGLSEAWMQQANIQVKIPMLGVADSLNVAMATTLLLYEALRQRRG, encoded by the coding sequence ATGCAGGGTAAAGTCATTGCGTTAACCAGCTTACAAAATTCTCGTGTTAAGCAAGTGATTGACCTTCGTGAGCGCCGGGTACGTGATAAGTCCGAGCAATTCATTATAGAGGGATATCGAGAAATTTTACGTGCTTATGAAGCAGGATATAAAATTGATAGTCTCTTTTATTGCCTGGAACTGTTCTTAGGGGAAAATGAAAAGCCTTTGATCCAATCTTTAAGTAGTAAAGGAGCTCAACTTTTTCTTTGTCGGGAAAATATTTTTCGAAAAATGTCGTATCGTGATCGTCCCGACGGATTAATTGCTATAGCTGCTCAACAGCGGCGAGGGCTAGATCAGTTACCAAGCTTAATTAAAAAAAATACTCATTCTCCTCTTTTAGTGGTGGCAGAAGCTATTGAAAAACCTGGCAATCTAGGTACCATTTTACGTTCATCCGATGCTGTTCACCTTGATGCCTTGATTGTTTGCGATAAATGTACAGATATTTATAATCCTAATGTAGTACGTGCTAGTGTAGGGACTTTGTTTACTGTTCCCGTGATAGAAAGCAAAGGCCATGAAACCATTCACTGGTTAAAAAAGCATAACATCTCTATTGTTGCTGCTACTCCTAGCGCTAAGTTAGAATATACGCAAGCAGACTTAAAGCAACCGGTAGCTATTGCTGTTGGCACCGAGCAGCTGGGGCTATCGGAGGCATGGATGCAGCAGGCTAATATCCAGGTAAAAATTCCTATGCTTGGGGTAGCCGATTCACTAAATGTGGCTATGGCCACTACCTTACTTTTATATGAAGCTTTACGTCAACGACGAGGGTAA
- a CDS encoding class I SAM-dependent methyltransferase: protein MHTYSLIDSGNGYKLEQFGPYTISRPCSQAVWEPRLSQESWDHAHAFFSREGQNKWTFRKEKLPDMWQIKVADIAFKISPTDFGHLGIFPEQRAFWKWIQSTPIKGKRVLNLFAYSGGSTLAAAQAGAEVCHLDASKGMVAWARENAALNHLEKAPIRWIIDDVFKFLGRELRRGSRYDAIILDPPSFGRGANGEVFKIEEEINKLLRSCRELLTPKPLFILFSCHTPGFSPLVMKHLLHQNLDGLSGTIDEGEMLLEGSTETFPIPSGTFARWQYAG from the coding sequence ATGCATACTTATTCTTTAATAGATAGTGGAAACGGTTACAAATTAGAACAATTTGGTCCTTATACAATATCAAGACCATGCTCACAAGCAGTATGGGAGCCACGCCTTTCTCAAGAAAGCTGGGATCATGCTCATGCTTTTTTTTCTCGAGAAGGACAAAATAAATGGACTTTTCGGAAAGAAAAGCTTCCAGATATGTGGCAGATCAAAGTGGCAGATATAGCCTTCAAAATTTCTCCAACAGATTTTGGCCATCTAGGCATCTTTCCCGAGCAAAGAGCTTTTTGGAAGTGGATTCAAAGCACGCCTATTAAAGGCAAGCGTGTGTTAAATTTATTTGCCTACTCAGGTGGTTCAACTCTTGCAGCCGCACAAGCTGGAGCAGAAGTGTGCCATTTAGATGCTTCCAAAGGAATGGTAGCCTGGGCCCGTGAAAATGCAGCTTTAAATCATCTTGAAAAGGCTCCTATTCGTTGGATTATTGATGATGTTTTCAAGTTTTTGGGGCGGGAATTAAGACGTGGGTCTCGCTATGATGCCATCATTCTCGACCCTCCTAGCTTCGGCAGGGGGGCTAATGGAGAGGTTTTTAAAATTGAGGAGGAGATCAACAAGCTTTTAAGAAGTTGTCGAGAGCTGCTGACCCCCAAACCTTTATTCATATTGTTTTCTTGCCATACTCCTGGCTTTTCTCCTTTAGTGATGAAGCATCTTCTCCATCAAAACTTAGATGGACTTTCCGGAACGATTGATGAAGGAGAAATGTTATTAGAAGGTTCTACTGAAACCTTTCCTATTCCTAGTGGAACTTTTGCAAGGTGGCAATATGCAGGGTAA
- the lspA gene encoding signal peptidase II, whose product MMKCFTLCLSCQMLAFIGCSALMVDIVTKYLTHYYLPISNHLFLWYPYGGIGLFKNFLGVEFSINHAINHGAAWGMFAELKDFLLVLRLFMMGGLIGYFLFYNRNKSWQLPLLLIIVGAAGNIIDTFLYGHVIDMFHFVLWGYDFPVFNVADSCITVGVAWLLISSLFEKEKSTI is encoded by the coding sequence ATGATGAAGTGTTTTACCCTTTGTTTATCATGTCAGATGCTAGCTTTCATTGGATGTAGCGCTTTAATGGTAGACATTGTTACAAAATACCTTACTCATTATTACCTACCTATTTCCAATCATTTGTTCCTATGGTATCCTTATGGAGGAATTGGACTGTTTAAAAACTTTCTGGGAGTGGAGTTTTCTATCAATCATGCCATTAATCATGGGGCTGCATGGGGAATGTTTGCTGAATTAAAGGACTTTTTGCTAGTCTTGCGCCTCTTCATGATGGGGGGATTGATAGGTTATTTTCTTTTTTATAATCGAAATAAAAGCTGGCAGCTACCTCTTCTATTAATTATCGTAGGGGCGGCAGGAAATATTATCGATACCTTCCTTTATGGGCATGTAATAGATATGTTTCATTTTGTTCTCTGGGGGTATGATTTTCCTGTCTTTAATGTAGCCGACTCTTGTATCACAGTGGGAGTAGCCTGGCTATTAATTAGCTCCCTTTTTGAAAAAGAAAAGTCCACCATATAA